ATCCGTTGAGGCGGTGCGAATATCAATTGAGGTTGGGACAGTTGCCATGACAACAAAATCCCCATCTGTATttaccatttgaaattttccaaTTCCAGGATGATTTGTCCAATAATAGTTTTGAATACATTTACAATTATGTGTTTTATACCAACATTTACTTCCTTTGAAATAGAACGCCGATTTTTTACCGGTGTGATTCGGGCATTCGGCGAAGAGCAGCTGAAGATATGACGGTATGGATTCAAGGTGAAATCTGTTGCCATGAAAATTTCGTGATGCGATGGGCGCAACCGCCAGAATTCTTGTATCGTGCAGAATCAATTCACGGTCACTCCCCAGCGCCTGAGGAAATGACATCTCCCCGCATCCCCTAACCGCGCCTACGGCCTACCTACCCACTGATCAATCCACCACGCATCTCCAGAAGATGGCCTGTACCGGAAGATTAACGTAcaagctgaaaaaaaaattaaccatAAGTCCACAACAAAATTCTCATGGCTTTAAAATATTAGTACGAAACAAATGTTGCCCTTCTCTTTTATTCTACGTTAATATACtgtatttattcttttattttagttatttttttttgttctggatACTCAAGATTTGTCAAAATTCGTTACTAAACGTGGAATCAAGTTTCCCATCTTTGGTGTGTGTAAGAATAAGAACCCGAATTGGACAACGCTCAGGAAAGAATGTTGCAATAGCCGAACCGGGATCTCTTTCTCAGATATCGGCTCAGTTTCACTTCCACAACACTAGTGGCTTGATACGAGAATACGAGAACGAAACATGAAAATGAAACGTATACGTCATGTAACGCAACAGATTTTTGATATGAATTGCAAAGAAAGTAAATTAGATTTGTGTTAATTAAACACtttaaaatgttattattcCCAAGAAAGGGTAATAGATATTGCATATTTGATATTTCTTGAgcatatttctttctttttgggggcTGCGgcttttttgagttttttgtGACTGCCTGAAAGCtgaagattttgaaaatttgtcaCCTGGTGGTTGGTTATGTAGAACCAGTTCGTTCCGCTAGGTGTGCTGTGGTCGATCGATACCGAATTACCGATAGTCCTATCCGAAGCCCGAAGGCCAAAGGTGTTCTTGTTGGGTTTGGAACGGTTTGGAATTGAGAACGAATTTTCGTCGTCGTGGTTCTGTTCCTTATTATTTAATGCTATTGGGTAAATAGATATTTACTATATCAATATTAgctaattttaaatatctctGAATGTTTTGCctctttatcttttctttcattataAGTTTGGAATTGTGATTTGATTTGTGttgcaaattcaaaaatttcttacaTTCATTATTTACAGAATTCcataaaaaaacagaagagtCATGAATTCTTCATTGAAAATCGATAGAAAGTGCATAGCTGAAGCTGTTTTACCATCACAGGAGCCATTATTGGATTTTTCAGCTGGATATGTGTTACCTGATGAAATTTCTCTACCTTCTATTAACCTCGAAGAAATTGGAAATATCGACATAACTTTATCTATTCTGGTatgatcattttttaaatgagattTTATGTCCAATATATTGAGTCTTTGGTATTTCTCttatctctccttttttttgttatttggatATTTTAGGATGCTGAAAGATTGAATAAGGCTTTTTTAGAAAGACAGCAAGATGCAGGTGCCTCACCAACTCTGTTCCCTTCCTCAGGGAAACACACTTTTGAAAAGTGTTCTGATAAAATGATTTTATCAACACTAGAGAACTTCGACATAAGTTCTCTAGTCATCAAGATGTTAGGATTACCTGTATCTAAATCTATGGATTTTAAAGCAAAGTTTGATAAGCTGATGCTGTTTGAGGTAGATGGGCAGTACACTCATACCTTTGATTCAGGAAAAGAATCTGGTaagattgattttatttattttgtttttgattgattATACTCATACGTTTACTATGAAAGGAACATTCGGTACGGCGATTCTTCAGTTGCCCGTAAATGGAGGACACGATGgtggaaattttaatttagaatATAAAGGAAGGAAAGCCACCTATGAAGATCAGGTTGATAGCCATAAGCTTTCCTCTCTGTCTTCGTTTTACGACAGCTGCCACTATGTAATGAAGCCGATTACGCGAGGCTGGAAGTTGACACTCGTCTTCAACCTGGTGTGGACCAATTCCACAATTGTGATGCCAACCGACTTCTTAGTCTTTCTGAAATCACTGAAGAAATTAGAAGAAGCACTCATTTCTTGGGTTCCCCAGCGAAAAGAAGATGTATTTTCTACCGAAGTTCAACAATTGCTCAAAGAAAACGTCAAAATCCCACTTATTACTTGGATTGACGATAAAATCGTTTCATGCAATGAGAAAGCAGAAGACACGAATATTGAAGATTCTGAAGACTTGAAAATGACGATAATTCTGAAAACGAATCCGATTCCGACCCTTCCGATTTTTGGTATGACGACGAAACAGATTGCCATTGCGATAAAAAAATCTCAACCAGGaaatgtgaagaagaaaatgtattgTTCTTTGTTCTTGGAGAAAAGTATTTTGAGAATAGTCTCATGTTTCATCACCTTCAAGGGAACGACCGAATCTTAGCTGATCTTCTCCGATGCTGCCCTTTTATCGACGTGCACCTAGCGAAAGCTAGGTACATCAAACCGATTGCTAGAAAAACAACAGGTGGGATGGCACCAGAAGAAAAATCGAATACAAAAATATCGCGTTGGATGGATTCGAACAGTGCtgtcaaaaatctgaaaatcgaCGAGCTGAACTGGAGCGAGAAATGTGTTGGCCCCATTCGAAACCTGCTGGAACCATGTAGCATTCAACCagacaagaaaatcaaattcaggAGACTAAATTCAGAAGAATGCAATTGTCAGAATGGATGCCGTTGCAGGGGAAAATCAATTAGAATTCGTCAGAAGATTTACTTCCATACAATACTGGTTTTATGGCCTAAACATCTATCCATTAGAATGTACTGTCGTTATGGACTTGCTATGCTGTTGAACGACCTTGAAAGTTCGTTGACTTCCGCGCTTGGATGGCAGACGCTCACTCAACAGC
The sequence above is drawn from the Daphnia pulicaria isolate SC F1-1A chromosome 1, SC_F0-13Bv2, whole genome shotgun sequence genome and encodes:
- the LOC124325110 gene encoding uncharacterized protein LOC124325110; translation: MNSSLKIDRKCIAEAVLPSQEPLLDFSAGYVLPDEISLPSINLEEIGNIDITLSILDAERLNKAFLERQQDAGASPTLFPSSGKHTFEKCSDKMILSTLENFDISSLVIKMLGLPVSKSMDFKAKFDKLMLFEVDGQYTHTFDSGKESGTFGTAILQLPVNGGHDGGNFNLEYKGRKATYEDQVDSHKLSSLSSFYDSCHYVMKPITRGWKLTLVFNLVWTNSTIVMPTDFLVFLKSLKKLEEALISWVPQRKEDVFSTEVQQLLKENVKIPLITWIDDKIVSCNEKAEDTNIEDSEDLKMTIILKTNPIPTLPIFGMTTKQIAIAIKKSQPGNVKKKMYCSLFLEKSILRIVSCFITFKGTTES